In the Sedimentisphaera cyanobacteriorum genome, TACTGCTCAGCAGCAGAAAAAGCCGGACTCGAGGCGATCGGTATAAGCGATCATACCCCTCTGCCGGACGGGAAATGGGGTTCTGTGCGAATGGATATAGACGAGCTTCCAGACTACTGCGAAAAAATCGAGGATGCGCGAAATGAATTTGCCGGCAGGCTGGAGGTGTATGCGGGGATGGAATGCGAGTATTTCCCGAGATACGAGAAATTCTACAACGACACGCTCAGGGAGGAATTCGGAATTGAGTATCTCGCAATAGCTCTGCACTTCTATCCGCTCGGCGGCGAGGAAATAAGCACACACGCCTATCCGATGGATAAAGATGCATTGAAAAGCTATACAGATTTGTTTGTGGAGGGGATCAAGACGGGGATGTTCGAATTTGCTGCTCATCCGGATTTGTTTCTCGCTAGATACCCGAGCTGGGACAGCTATGCAGAGAAGTGCAGCGAGAGAATCTGCAATGCTGCCACTGATTCAGGGACGGCCTTAGAGATAAACGGCTACGGCTTCTGCCGAGATGACTTTTCGGGCTATCCGAGCGATAATTTCTGGCGCATTGCAGCAAGCTGCGGGGCGAAAGGCGTAATCAATTCCGATGCCCACTGCCCGGAGCATATAGATATAGGCTTCCAGAGATGCCTCGAACTGGCTGAAAGGCTTGGTATTTCGCTGGCTGACCCTGTACGCAGGGCTGCTAAACCTTCCTGATGGCAAACTGCGGGCAAGCAGATACGCAGTAGCCGCATTGCAGGCATTTATCGCTGCTGATATCGGCCTTGCCGTCCCGCATTGAGATTGCTTCGTTCGGGCAGGTTTCAATGCATTTACCG is a window encoding:
- a CDS encoding histidinol-phosphatase; its protein translation is MKKETMNINKTNYHIHTYRCKHAAGDAADYCSAAEKAGLEAIGISDHTPLPDGKWGSVRMDIDELPDYCEKIEDARNEFAGRLEVYAGMECEYFPRYEKFYNDTLREEFGIEYLAIALHFYPLGGEEISTHAYPMDKDALKSYTDLFVEGIKTGMFEFAAHPDLFLARYPSWDSYAEKCSERICNAATDSGTALEINGYGFCRDDFSGYPSDNFWRIAASCGAKGVINSDAHCPEHIDIGFQRCLELAERLGISLADPVRRAAKPS